Genomic segment of Veillonella parvula DSM 2008:
CTTTTGTGCGAGCCGATTTAGAGACTTTTTGGATCGGGCTACAAGAACGATGTGTAAAAGGGTTAACCAATATGTTAATAGAACCTGCTAATAATTTTACCTTTACTTATCGTCGCCGAGGGATTCCTGAATGGGACTTTTCACAAGCTATGCCTGAAGAGTTAGAAGGTTTTGTACGCGATATTGATCCAGCCCATGCGATTCACATGATTAATGGGTCTTTTATCATCGGCGAATACCGCAAGATGGATGAGTGTACAGGCTTACTATTGTATTATAATGAATTGCGTGATGAATACTTTGCGGAACTTCGTTATAAAAGCTATCCAGAAATTGACCATCATTTAGATGCAAAAAATCTAGATGATTTAGCATTGTTATTGCGCGAGCATTTAGGTGCTATATTAAAAGGTTTGAATGAGCGCATTGATTAAAGTTTGGATAGATTTAACTATGCTATTTTTTATCATTTGTTTGTTTTTATAAAATGACTTATGTGGGATTGGTTTCTTTAATGCCCATTAGAAAACGTAGAATTTGTATATACGCAGTAAATGTGATATACTATATATGACTTTTATATAAATCTTTTAAAAGAGTGGGCGTATGTCCACTCTTTCATTTATGATTAGCTCAATTTTATAGTGTTTTTATCAAGAGATATATACAAGATGTAGTAAGTAAGGAGGCGATGGCTATGAAAAGAGAAGCAGTGGAGGAGTTTGTATCCTCTGTGGTTGAAGGTATTATAGCCGGCACCGATATGGAACTCGTCGATGTAGACTATGTACGTGAACGGGATTGGTATTTACGTGTCTACCTTGATAAACCAGGTGGTGTAGATTTGGATGACTGTCAGTTGGTGAGCGAAAAATTAAGTGCTGTCCTCGACGAAAAGGATCCAATTACGGAAAACTATTTATTGGAGGTATCTTCTCCCGGTCTTGATCGAGTTCTTAAGAAAGACAAGGACTTAGTTCGCTATAATGGCCGTGATGTAGATATTCAGTTGTTTAAGGCTATTAATGGTAGTAAACAATTTACTGGTGCATTACAAGGTTTTACAGACACAACTATCGAATTTACTATCAATGGTGAAAGCATGACATTTGAACGTTCTACCATTGCACAAATTCGATTACATCTTGATTTTTAATATATGGAGGCATACGAGTGAGTCAAGAATTAAT
This window contains:
- the rimP gene encoding ribosome maturation factor RimP, with protein sequence MKREAVEEFVSSVVEGIIAGTDMELVDVDYVRERDWYLRVYLDKPGGVDLDDCQLVSEKLSAVLDEKDPITENYLLEVSSPGLDRVLKKDKDLVRYNGRDVDIQLFKAINGSKQFTGALQGFTDTTIEFTINGESMTFERSTIAQIRLHLDF